One Panulirus ornatus isolate Po-2019 chromosome 71, ASM3632096v1, whole genome shotgun sequence genomic window carries:
- the parvin gene encoding LOW QUALITY PROTEIN: beta-parvin (The sequence of the model RefSeq protein was modified relative to this genomic sequence to represent the inferred CDS: substituted 1 base at 1 genomic stop codon), protein MSHIGSPIPSRGSSPARSLSPDVAVGQATYLQASTDHLSDTSEEEPELRAISDSSVEASPSTSPAPPKIVAYVPKKVQFTQAGNQGDRKTWSGHQSPPPPGGTKGPAIVVSDPDATEALLGTRPGQYXSPRNQVCEVGSLKMATQRPKSPRPNTPKKDEGNESFWDKIGTLGRKKKIKEVQEVQVEGKHAIDSPGSPMSVDVPPDDYNLDDNEERSMIEPRSYDDPKLKELIAILIEWINDVLAPDRIIVKHIEEDLYDGMVFHKLIERLTNKPLDVQEVTQSEEGQKQKLRIVLNAANHILGLSRYGPHKWSVESIHSKNIVAILHLLVSLARHFRAPIRMPENCIINVVIVQKRDGQLNHRIVNEELTGTYDDLGLRCERDAFDTLFDHAPDKLQVVKRSLVTFVNKQLNKINLEVGELETDFNDGVYLCLLMGLLEGYFVPLHHFFLTPKTFEEKLHNVSQSFELMMDAGLAKPKARPEDIVNADLKSTLRVLYNLFTRYKNTN, encoded by the exons AGGCCACGTACCTGCAGGCCAGCACGGACCATCTCTCCGACACGTCAGAGGAGGAGCCGGAGCTACGGGCCATCTCAGACTCCTCAGTGGAAG cGTCTCCCTCAACATCTCCAGCCCCACCAAAAATCGTCGCTTATGTCCCGAAAAAAGTACAGTTCACTCAGGCTGGAAATCAag GGGACCGTAAGACATGGTCAGGTCACCagtcacccccaccaccaggagGCACCAAAGGGCCTGCCATTGTTGTCTCCGACCCAGATGCGACAGAAGCCCTCCTAGGAACCAGGCCAGGTCAGTACTAGTCTCCTAGAAACCAGGTCTG CGAGGTGGGCTCACTCAAGATGGCTACCCAGAGGCCTAAGTCACCCCGGCCCAACACCCCGAAGAAAGACGAGGGCAACGAGTCCTTCTGGGACAAGATCGGCACCCTAGGCCGCAAGAAGAAGATCAAGGAAG TGCAAGAAGTACAGGTTGAAGGCAAACATGCAATTGATTCCCCTGGATCCCCGATGTCAGTGGATGTCCCACCAGATGATTACAACTTGG ATGACAATGAGGAAAGATCGATGATAGAACCTAGGTCGTATGATGACCCAAAACTCAAGGAACTCATTGCCATCCTTATTGAGTGGATTAACGATGTGTTGGCACCAGATCGCATTATAGTTAAGCATATTGAAGAAGATCTTTATGATGGGATGGTGTTCCACAAGCTAATAG agagGCTGACAAACAAACCCCTGGATGTACAAGAGGTTACCCAAAGTGAGGAAGGTCAGAAACAGAAGTTGCGTATTGTACTCAATGCTGCCAACCAC atcCTTGGACTAAGTCGATATGGACCACACAAATGGTCTGTGGAATCCATCCATTCTAAGAATATTGTGGCGATACTTCACCTGTTAGTTTCTTTGGCCCGCCATTTTAGAGCACCTATACGAATGCCAGAGAACTGTATTATCAATGTTGTTATTGTGCAG AAGCGTGATGGGCAACTCAATCATCGCATTGTGAATGAGGAGCTGACAGGCACATACGATGACTTGGGCCTGAGGTGCGAGCGTGATGCTTTTGACACCCTGTTTGACCATGCACCTGACAAGCTGCAAGTTGTTAAGAGA TCTTTGGTGACTTTTGTAAACAAGCAGTTGAACAAGATTAACTTAGAAGTTGGAGAATTGGAAACAGATTTCAATGATGGAGTTTACTTGTGTCTTCTCATGGGACTTTTAGAGGGCTATTTTgtacctcttcaccatttcttccTCACACCCAAG ACCTTTGAAGAAAAGTTGCATAATGTGTCACAGTCATTTGAGTTGATGATGGATGCTGGATTGGCTAAACCTAAGGCTAGACCAGAAG ACATCGTGAATGCTGATCTCAAATCTACACTCAGAGTTTTGTACAATCTCTTCACCCGCTATAAGAACACAAATTAG